In Spinacia oleracea cultivar Varoflay chromosome 5, BTI_SOV_V1, whole genome shotgun sequence, a single window of DNA contains:
- the LOC130461528 gene encoding uncharacterized protein has translation MAKNKGKSKFVVGSSSEREDVPSGRDQRKRKGSTLLRSSAHPKKAKVSQSSEKETVSEDMPPPKNLLHFMPLPGQKLKSVVVAEPPPVDQPLAEEDTIPSPLKPSTALGIEIQDITKVMEAIEADFIPGSDVPIVAEEKKESADVPLEREGSPDKEMVDLTGPNVEVPEAEKDVPSAEEEQPEQGLTRKRRHSTLGSTSTSALDRLIHADPCSDVPLKRIPEEVREAMARYARAPVLGENPMAHVGSLVGPEAARENLLRANPQWRVPGAEERNPAMMAQYYLNEVSVGFSL, from the exons atggcaaagaataaggGAAAAagtaagttcgtcgttggctcctctagtgagagggaggatGTGCCTTCGGGAAGG GATCAaaggaaaaggaagggtagcactcttctgaggtcttctgcgcatccgaagaaggcgaaggtttctcagtcctcggagaag GAAACGGTTTCGGAAGACATGCCTCCTCCCAAgaatcttcttcacttcatgcccttgccagggcagaagttaaagagtgtggtggttgcggaaccgccgcccgtggatcaaccgttggccgaggaagataccattccctctccgctgaagccgtctactgctttagggatcgagatccaggatatcaccaaggtgatggaggcgattgaagccgactttattcctggctcggatgtccctatCGTGGCCGAGGAGAAGAAGGAATCTGCTGACGTTCCTCTCGAAAGAGAGGgaagtccagataaggagatggtggatctcacaGGCCCCAATGTTGAGGTTCCCGAGGCTGAGAAGGATGTTCCctctgctgaggaggagcagcccgaacagggtctgacgaggaagaggcgccactcaactttgggttctacttcgacctcggccctggatagattgatccatgctgacccttgctcggatgttccgctgaaacggatccccgaggaagtaagggaggcgatggctcggtatgctagggctccggttttgggagagaatcccatggctcacgtgggatctttggtgggtcccgaagctgctcgggagaatcttcttcgggccaatccgcagtggagggttcctggagctgaagagaggaacccggctatgatggcccagtactacctgaatgaggtaagtgttggattttctctttga